The proteins below come from a single Eucalyptus grandis isolate ANBG69807.140 chromosome 3, ASM1654582v1, whole genome shotgun sequence genomic window:
- the LOC104439687 gene encoding MDIS1-interacting receptor like kinase 2, producing the protein MLALTSIDVSYNDLKGPLPNVKAFNEAPFEVIQHNRGLCGNVVDLPKCNSIGSEKHNQYIGTRVIVILILSFLGFLFFSCTWAILVIVNHRQRRIIKKDNYERANDLDFMRILSYDGKVFYNRIIEATEGFDSKYYVGEGSYGIVYKAEISKGQTVAIKQTSSSQEDGEIVDLISFEREIQALTNIRHRNIVKFYGFSSHAQRCFLVYEYMERGSLRTTLNDDEKAIEFTWDKRVNVIRGIANALSYMHHECSPSLIHRDLTSNNILLDRHYEAHVSDFGTARLLRPDSSNWTLIAGTIGYIAPELAFSTMPTEKCDVYSFGIVALETIMGKHPGDHVSWECSSSSQIESPMMLKDVLDQRLSPSRLHFRDAQDVVLIAKLAFACLQANPRLRPSMRQISRELCIQVPLEMPLSTISLKQLRDLSVKKIGAHRTDEPASL; encoded by the exons ATGTTGGCCTTGACTTCTATTGATGTATCCTATAATGACCTAAAAGGTCCTCTCCCAAATGTCAAGGCTTTCAATGAGGCCCCATTTGAGGTAATACAACATAATAGAGGGCTTTGTGGAAATGTTGTTGATTTACCAAAATGCAATTCCATCGGGAGTGAGAAACATAATCAATACATTGGAACCAGAGTCATAGTTATCCTCATTCTCTCATTCTTGgggtttctctttttctcttgcacATGGGCCATTCTTGTAATCGTCAATCATCGTCAAAGAAGGATTATCAAGAAGGACAACTATGAACGGGCAAATGACTTGGATTTCATGCGTATTTTGAGTTATGATGGCAAAGTTTTCTACAATCGAATCATCGAGGCCACAGAAGGATTTGACTCTAAGTACTATGTGGGTGAAGGATCATATGGAATTGTTTATAAAGCCGAGATATCAAAAGGTCAAACGGTTGCTATCAAGCAAACCTCTTCATCGCAAGAAGATGGTGAGATTGTTGATTTGATAtcatttgaaagggaaattcaAGCCTTAACGAATATACGCCATCGCAACATTGTGAAATTCTATGGATTCAGCTCTCATGCCCAACGCTGTTTTTTGGTGTATGAGTACATGGAAAGAGGAAGCTTGAGGACAACtttgaatgatgatgaaaaagCAATAGAATTTACATGGGACAAGAGGGTAAATGTGATCCGAGGAATTGCAAATGCATTGTCCTATATGCATCACGAATGTTCACCTTCATTGATTCATCGAGACTTGACTAGTAACAACATTCTATTGGATCGGCATTATGAGGCTCATgtttctgattttggcactGCAAGGCTATTGAGGCCAGATTCGTCAAATTGGACTCTTATTGCTGGCACTATCGGATATATTGCTCCAG AGCTGGCTTTTTCTACAATGCCTACGGAAAAGTGtgatgtgtatagctttggaATAGTTGCATTAGAGACAATCATGGGAAAGCATCCAGGAGATCATGTTTCTTGGGAAtgttcatcgtcttcccaaATTGAGTCGCCAATGATGCTGAAGGATGTGCTGGATCAACGTCTCTCACCTTCTAGACTTCATTTTCGAGATGCACAGGATGTGGTCTTGATTGCCAAGCTAGCATTCGCGTGCTTGCAGGCCAATCCACGGCTTCGACCGAGCATGAGACAAATCTCACGTGAGCTTTGCATTCAAGTACCCTTGGAAATGCCACTCTCTACAATCAGTTTAAAGCAACTTCGCGATCTTAGTGTCAAGAAGATTGGAGCACATAGAACAGATG AGCCAGCTTCTCTTTGA